From the Tripterygium wilfordii isolate XIE 37 chromosome 6, ASM1340144v1, whole genome shotgun sequence genome, one window contains:
- the LOC119999520 gene encoding probable leucine-rich repeat receptor-like protein kinase At1g35710 has translation MMLPCKPFYRTCQRALFLLAIVLLSSFQVLVSTPSATSFTSGRNEPEALLKWKASLSKHSQSLLSSWVVANGTCHWEGVTCSKFGSVIHLDLSGYGLRGTLHSLNFSSLPNLLTLHLGANSLSGTIPSNISSLSKLTTLFLSYNKLSGNIPSEIGLLNSLSVCNLGANFLTGCIPPEIGSLRSLSMIGLYANNLTGIIPTSIWSLRNLTVLYLYKNKLSGSIPPEIGNLRSLSELDMSSNNLNGTIPASIGNLTNISFLYLFENKLSGSIPWEIGKLRHLSELALQTNILTGFIPASIGNLSNLSVLYLYENNLSSSIPEEIGLLTSLKVLDFSNNILTGTLPTSIGNLANLSILQLFSNALSGIIPHEIGSLNSLDVLALSINNLMGTIPRSIGNLQKLTRLWLFDNKLSGTIPSSIGNMTKLTKLAIYQTELSGTIPPEMGKLKFLTDVRLFDNKLRGTIPLEISNLTRLQVLLLAENNFIGHLPERLCHSGPLKELAINENHFQGPIPKSLKSCTSLIRVRLDRNHLVGNLSEIFGIYPHLNYIDLSDNNLHGEVSWKWGRCHSLTSLKMARNNISGRIPSELGKATNLSLLDLSSNQLVGEIPKELGKLTSLYKLKLSGNQLSGSIPIEIGILSNLTHLNLGANSLNGSIPGELGDCKKLLELNLSWNGFLEEVPFEIGKLGFLESLDLSHNVLIGEIPSGMGELKTLERLNLSHNNLSGSIPSSFGDLLSLTSFDISYNQLEGHVPDIGAFHTVPFDAVRDNKGLCGNVTGLKACPTSISHRQAKKRGKRVVIVPTIPIVCVLLLLLIIFATFFTRTKRQRKTENKSREGQNQNLFTIWSYDGKLVYENIIEATEGFESKYCIGVGGNGSVYKAVLSTEQIVAVKKLHQLPDCEVANSKAFTSEILALTEIRHRNVVKFHGFCSHPRHSLLVYEFLDGGSLEKILGDEEQAMAFDWSKRVNVVKGVANAISYMHHDCSPPIIHRDISSKNVLLDEEYEAHVSDFGTARILNPNSSNWTSLAGTLGYTAPELAYTMEVNEKCDVYSFGVLALEILVGEHPGDLISSVSSSSSSSSSTVHHLLLKNLLDQRPSSPTNRAGKEVVTVAKIAVSCLQSNPQSRPSMQQVSQELSTQRSSVQKQFHTITMGQLLDVED, from the exons ATGATGCTTCCATGCAAGCCATTCTACAGAACATGCCAGCGGGCTTTGTTCTTACTTGCCATTGTGTTGCTTTCATCCTTCCAAGTCTTGGTTTCCACCCCATCTGCAACTTCTTTCACTTCTGGTAGGAATGAACCAGAGGCCCTTCTCAAATGGAAAGCTAGCCTCTCCAAACACAGCCAATCTCTCCTATCTTCATGGGTCGTCGCTAATGGGACTTGCCATTGGGAAGGAGTCACTTGTAGCAAATTCGGAAGCGTCATTCACTTGGACCTCTCAGGTTACGGTTTGAGAGGTACGCTTCACAGCCTCAACTTCTCTTCCTTGCCTAATCTCCTTACTCTTCATCTAGGAGCAAATTCGCTTTCCGGAACCATCCCTTCTAACATCAGCAGCCTCTCCAAACTCACCACCCTCTTTTTGTCCTACAATAAACTCTCAGGAAATATTCCTTCTGAGATAGGCTTGCTGAATAGTCTTAGTGTATGTAACCTTGGTGCAAATTTTCTAACTGGCTGTATTCCTCCAGAAATAGGAAGCCTAAGGAGTCTCTCTATGATTGGTTTGTATGCAAACAACCTCACAGGCATTATCCCTACCTCTATATGGAGCTTGAGGAACTTGACAGTTCTTTACCTTTATAAAAATAAACTTTCAGGTTCCATACCTCCAGAAATTGGGAATCTGAGATCACTCAGTGAGCTTGACATGTCAAGTAACAATCTAAATGGCACAATTCCTGCTTCTATTGGGAACTTGACTAATATATCCTTTCTTTAcctttttgaaaacaaactctCTGGCTCCATACCTTGGGAAATAGGGAAACTGAGACATCTTTCTGAGCTTGCTTTGCAAACAAACATTCTCACAGGTTTTATCCCTGCTTCTATTGGAAACTTGAGTAATTTATCCGTTCTTTATCTTTATGAAAACAATCTCTCAAGTTCCATACCAGAAGAAATTGGACTCTTAACATCTCTCAAAGTACTTGACTTTTCAAATAATATTCTGACAGGTACCCTCCCCACTTCAATAGGAAACTTAGCAAATCTTTCCATTCTCCAACTTTTCTCCAATGCTTTGTCTGGAATCATACCTCATGAAATCGGATCTTTAAATTCGCTGGATGTGCTTGCTTTGTCAATCAACAATCTTATGGGTACAATTCCTCGTTCCATTGGCAACTTGCAAAAATTAACTCGTCTTTGGCTTTTTGACAACAAACTCTCTGGGACAATCCCATCTTCCATTGGAAACATGACAAAGCTCACAAAATTGGCGATATATCAAACAGAGTTATCTGGCACCATTCCACCAGAGATGGGGAAACTTAAGTTTCTTACTGATGTAAGGTTATTTGATAACAAGCTACGTGGGACAATTCCACTGGAGATAAGTAATCTTACTCGGTTGCAGGTTTTGTTATTAGCCGAAAATAACTTCATTGGTCATTTACCAGAACGCCTATGCCATAGTGGACCACTTAAGGAACTTGCCATCAATGAAAATCATTTTCAAGGTCCAATCCCGAAGAGCTTGAAAAGCTGCACCAGTTTGATTAGAGTCAGGCTGGATAGGAACCATTTAGTAGGAAATCTATCAGAAATTTTTGGCATATATCCTCACTTAAACTACATAGATTTGAGTGACAATAATCTGCATGGCGAGGTTTCATGGAAATGGGGGCGTTGTCACAGTCTCACAAGCTTGAAAATGGCAaggaataatatttctggtCGAATTCCATCAGAGCTTGGAAAGGCAACTAACCTTTCTTTACTTGATCTCTCCTCAAACCAACTAGTTGGGGAGATTCCAAAGGAATTGGGAAAGTTGACATCATTATACAAACTTAAGCTAAGTGGTAATCAACTTTCAGGCAGCATACCAATAGAGATTGGCATTCTATCAAACTTAACACATCTCAATCTTGGAGCCAATAGTCTAAATGGTTCTATTCCAGGAGAACTGGGAGACTGCAAGAAGCTACTGGAATTGAATTTGAGCTGGAATGGATTCCTAGAAGAAGTTCCGTTTGAGATTGGAAAATTAGGCTTCCTTGAAAGTCTTGATCTCAGTCACAATGTGCTGATAGGAGAGATTCCTAGTGGAATGGGAGAATTGAAAACCTTAGAAAGGCTTAATCTTTCACATAATAACCTCTCCGGTAGCATCCCATCAAGTTTTGGTGATTTGTTAAGCTTGACTTCATTTGATATATCCTACAACCAGTTAGAGGGTCATGTTCCTGACATTGGAGCCTTCCACACAGTGCCCTTTGACGCAGTTAGAGATAACAAGGGTTTGTGCGGAAATGTTACTGGTTTGAAGGCTTGTCCTACTTCGATCAGCCACCGTCAAGCAAAGAAGAGAGGCAAAAGAGTGGTGATTGTACCCACAATACCCATTGTATGTGTTCTTTTACTCCTGCTAATCATTTTTGCAACTTTTTTTACACGTACCAAGAGACAACGGAAGACAGAGAACAAATCTAGGGAAGGACAAAATCAAAATCTATTCACAATATGGAGCTATGATGGAAAGTTggtttatgagaacatcattgaaGCAACCGAGGGATTTGAGTCCAAGTATTGCATTGGAGTGGGAGGGAATGGAAGTGTCTACAAAGCTGTATTATCAACTGAACAAATTGTGGCTGTGAAGAAACTTCACCAACTACCAGACTGTGaagttgcaaattcaaaagcTTTTACAAGCGAAATTCTTGCTTTGACAGAAATCCGGCATCGGAATGTTGTCAAGTTCCATGGTTTCTGCTCACATCCGCGGCATTCACTTTTGGTTTATGAGTTTTTGGATGGAGGGAGCTTGGAAAAGATACTTGGTGATGAAGAACAAGCAATGGCGTTTGATTGGAGTAAGAGAGTGAATGTTGTCAAAGGAGTAGCCAATGCTATTTCCTATATGCACCATGACTGCTCACCTCCCATAATTCATAGGGACATATCAAGCAAAAATGTTCTGTTGGATGAAGAATATGAAGCTCATGTCTCTGACTTTGGCACTGCAAGAATTTTGAACCCTAACTCATCCAATTGGACTTCATTAGCAGGCACATTGGGGTACACTGCTCCAG AACTTGCTTACACAATGGAGGTGAATGAAAAATGTGATGTTTATAGCTTCGGAGTTTTGGCACTAGAAATACTGGTAGGGGAGCATCCTGGTGATCTCATCTCATCTGTGTCGTCATCGTcgtcttcttcatcttcaacaGTACATCATTTACTATTGAAGAATCTTTTGGACCAACGTCCTTCATCTCCCACGAATCGAGCAGGAAAGGAAGTGGTGACTGTTGCAAAAATAGCAGTCTCGTGCTTACAATCCAATCCGCAATCTCGGCCCTCTATGCAACAAGTTTCTCAGGAGCTATCAACTCAAAGATCCTCTGTGCAGAAACAGTTTCACACCATTACAATGGGGCAGCTACTTGATGTTGAGGATTGA
- the LOC120000366 gene encoding probable leucine-rich repeat receptor-like protein kinase At1g35710 codes for MMLPSKPFYKTCQQALFLLAIVLLSSFQVLASTPSTTSFTSGRINEPEALLKWKSSLSKHSQSLLSSWIVGNGTCHWEGITCSKFGSIVGLDLSSHGLRGTLHSLNFSSLPNLLYLDLGKNSLFGTIPSNISSLAKITTLILSYNNLSGNIPSELGLLNSLSVCDLGANFLTGPIPPEIGSLRSLSRLGLYENNLTGIIPTTLGSLRNLTDLYLYENKLSGSIPPEIEKLGSLSELDMSSNSLNGTIPASIGNLTNLSFLNLYNNKLSGSIPQEIGKLSHLSQLDLHANILTGCIPTSIGNLSNLSFLYLYVNNLSSSIPKEIGLLTSLIELDFSNNNLTGTLPTSIQNLANLSILNLFSNGLSGIIPHEIGSLNSLEELDLSINNLTGTIPSSIGNLRELTRLWLAENKLSGKIPSSIGNMTNLTELLIHQTELSGTIPPEIGKLKLLTDIRLFDNKLYGTIPMEISNLTRLQFLLLAENNFTGRLPERICHSRSLKELVAYDNHLEGPIPKSLKSCTSLVRLRLERNHLVGNLSESFGIYPHLDYIDLSDNNLHGKVSRKWGRCGNLTSLKFARNNISGQIPLELGKATNLSFLDLSSNHLVGEIPKELGRLPSLFKLDLSGNKLSGKIPIEIGILSNLRYLNLGANSLNGSIPGELGDCKKLVELNLSWNGFLEEVPFEIGKFGFLESLDLSHNVLIGEIPSGLGELKTLQRLNLSHNNLSGSIPSSFGDLLSLTSFDISYNQLEGPVPDIGSFHTVPFDAVRDNKGLCGNVTGLKACPTSISHRHAKKRGKRVVIVATIPIVCVLLLLLIIFATFFVRTKRQQKTENKSREGENQNLFTIWSYDGKLVYENIIEATEGFESKYCIGVGGNGSVYKAVLSTEQIVAVKKLHQLPDCEVANSKTFTSEILALTEIRHRNVVKFHGFCSHPRHSLLVYEFLDGGSLEKILGDEEQAMAFDWSKRVNVVKGVANAISYMHHDCSPPIIHRDISSKNVLLDKEYEAHVSDFGTARILNPNSSNWTSLAGTLGYTAPELAYTMEVNEKCDVYSFGVLALEILVGKHQGDLISSVSSLSSSSSSTVHHLLLKNLLDQRPSSPRNRVGKEVVTVAKIAVSCLQSNPQSRPSMQQVSQELSTQRPTAQKQFDTITMGQLLDVED; via the exons ATGATGCTTCCATCCAAGCCGTTCTACAAAACATGCCAGCAGGCTTTGTTCTTACTTGCCATTGTCTTGCTTTCATCCTTCCAAGTCTTGGCTTCCACCCCATCTACAACTTCTTTCACTTCCGGCAGGATTAATGAACCAGAGGCCCTTCTCAAATGGAAATCCAGCCTCTCCAAACACAGCCAATCTCTCCTATCTTCATGGATCGTCGGCAATGGGACTTGCCATTGGGAAGGAATCACTTGCAGCAAATTCGGAAGCATCGTCGGCTTGGACCTTTCAAGTCATGGTTTGAGAGGTACACTTCACAGTCTCAACTTCTCATCCTTGCCTAATCTTCTCTATCTTGATCTAGGAAAAAATTCGCTTTTTGGAACCATCCCTTCTAACATCAGCAGCCTTGCCAAGATCACCACCCTCATCTTGTCCTACAATAACCTCTCAGGAAATATTCCTTCTGAGTTAGGCTTGCTGAATAGTCTTAGTGTATGTGACCTTGGTGCAAACTTTCTAACTGGCCCTATTCCTCCAGAAATAGGAAGCCTGAGGAGTCTCTCTAGGCTTGGTTTGTATGAAAACAACCTCACAGGCATTATCCCTACAACTTTAGGGAGCTTGAGGAACTTGACAGATCTTTATCTTTATGAAAATAAACTTTCAGGTTCCATACCTCCAGAAATTGAGAAACTTGGATCACTCAGTGAGCTTGACATGTCAAGTAACAGTCTAAATGGTACAATTCCTGCTTCCATTGGAAACTTGACTAATCTATCCTTTCTTAACCTTTATAATAATAAACTCTCTGGCTCCATACCTCAAGAAATAGGGAAATTGAGTCATCTTTCTCAGCTTGATTTGCATGCAAACATTCTCACAGGTTGTATCCCTACTTCCATTGGAAACTTGAGTAATTTATCCTTTCTTTATCTTTATGTAAACAATCTCTCAAGTTCCATACCAAAAGAAATTGGACTTTTAACATCTCTCATAGAACTTGACTTTTCAAATAATAATCTGACAGGCACCCTCCCCACTTCAATACAAAACTTGGCCAACCTTTCCATTCTCAACCTTTTCTCCAATGGTTTGTCTGGAATCATACCTCATGAAATTGGATCTCTGAATTCGCTCGAAGAGCTTGATTTGTCAATCAACAATCTTACCGGTACAATTCCTAGTTCCATTGGCAACTTGCGAGAATTAACCCGTCTTTGGCTTGCTGAGAACAAACTCTCTGGGAAAATCCCATCTTCCATTGGAAACATGACAAATCTCACGGAATTGTTGATACATCAAACAGAGTTATCCGGCACTATTCCACCAGAGATTGGGAAATTGAAACTTCTTACTGATATAAGGTTGTTTGATAACAAGCTCTATGGGACAATTCCAATGGAGATAAGTAATCTTACTCGGTTGCAGTTTCTGCTATTAGCCGAAAATAACTTCACTGGTCGTTTACCAGAACGCATATGCCATAGTCGATCGCTTAAGGAACTTGTCGCATATGATAATCATCTTGAAGGTCCAATCCCGAAAAGCTTGAAAAGCTGCACTAGTTTGGTTAGATTGAGGCTAGAAAGGAACCATTTAGTAGGAAATCTATCAGAAAGTTTTGGCATATATCCTCACTTAGACTACATAGATTTGAGTGACAACAATCTTCATGGAAAGGTTTCGAGGAAATGGGGGCGTTGTGGCAATCTCACAAGCTTGAAATTTGCAAGAAACAATATTTCTGGTCAAATTCCATTGGAGCTTGGAAAGGCAACTAATCTTTCTTTCCTTGATCTCTCCTCAAACCATCTTGTTGGAGAGATTCCGAAGGAATTGGGAAGGTTGCCATCATTGTTCAAACTTGATCTGAGTGGTAACAAGCTTTCAGGCAAAATACCTATAGAGATTGGTATTCTATCAAACTTAAGATATCTCAATCTTGGAGCCAACAGTCTAAATGGTTCTATTCCAGGAGAACTAGGAGACTGCAAGAAGCTAGTGGAATTGAATTTGAGCTGGAATGGATTCCTGGAAGAAGTTCCGTTTGAGATTGGAAAATTTGGCTTCCTCGAAAGTCTTGATCTCAGTCACAATGTGCTGATAGGAGAGATTCCTAGTGGATTGGGAGAATTGAAAACCTTACAAAGGCTGAATCTTTCACATAATAACCTCTCCGGTAGCATCCCATCAAGTTTTGGTGATTTGTTAAGCTTGACTTCATTTGATATATCCTACAACCAGTTAGAGGGTCCTGTTCCTGACATTGGAAGCTTCCACACAGTGCCCTTCGATGCAGTTAGAGATAACAAAGGTTTGTGCGGAAATGTTACTGGTTTGAAGGCTTGTCCTACTTCGATCAGCCATCGTCATGCAAAGAAGAGAGGCAAAAGAGTGGTGATTGTAGCCACAATCCCCATTGTATGTGTTCTTTTACTCTTGCTAATCATTTTTGCGACTTTTTTTGTGCGTACCAAGAGGCAACAAAAGACAGAGAACAAATCTAGGGAAGGAGAAAATCAGAATCTATTCACAATATGGAGCTATGATGGAAAGTTggtttatgagaacatcattgaaGCAACCGAGGGATTTGAGTCCAAGTATTGCATTGGAGTGGGAGGGAATGGAAGTGTCTACAAAGCTGTATTATCAACTGAACAAATTGTGGCTGTGAAGAAACTTCACCAACTACCAGACTGTGAagttgcaaattcaaaaacTTTTACAAGCGAAATTCTTGCTTTGACAGAAATCCGGCATCGGAATGTTGTCAAGTTCCATGGTTTCTGCTCACATCCGCGGCATTCACTTTTGGTTTATGAGTTTTTGGATGGAGGGAGCTTGGAAAAGATACTTGGTGATGAGGAACAAGCAATGGCGTTTGATTGGAGTAAGAGAGTGAATGTAGTAAAAGGTGTAGCCAATGCTATTTCCTATATGCATCACGACTGCTCACCTCCTATAATTCATAGGGACATATCAAGCAAAAATGTTCTGTTGGATAAAGAATATGAAGCTCATGTCTCTGACTTTGGCACTGCAAGAATTCTAAACCCCAACTCATCTAATTGGACTTCATTAGCAGGCACATTGGGGTACACTGCTCCAG AACTTGCCTACACAATGGAGGTGAATGAAAAATGTGATGTTTATAGTTTTGGGGTTTTGGCATTGGAAATACTGGTAGGGAAGCATCAAGGGGATCTCATCTCATCTGTGTCATCGTTGTCCTCTTCTTCGTCTTCAACGGTACATCATTTGCTATTGAAGAATCTGTTGGACCAACGTCCTTCATCTCCCAGGAATCGAGTAGGAAAGGAAGTGGTGACTGTTGCAAAAATAGCAGTCTCATGCTTACAATCCAATCCGCAATCTCGGCCCTCTATGCAACAAGTTTCTCAGGAGCTATCAACTCAAAGACCCACTGCGCAAAAACAGTTTGACACCATTACAATGGGACAACTACTTGATGTTGAGGATTGA
- the LOC120001111 gene encoding putative pumilio homolog 7, chloroplastic: MEGDGEWSNDIPNASYFDLLQQYQQGLSPASRVTLQPENSFPSPIRDGFCLSDDTLRYSSSFEGSRHQTPSYHLRMEKSPDSGNNFNEKLVDELGLSQNFYRMKISNNVSDDRGIMRSCVGGNVPYQIRKYATLNGFDIGGLDSEGFRLSSGLSVDEDLNSTLLNGQGGGMKGDSFGSFVAHNQGGNLCSESNCCCGKGYQLQNPWSTRPCIHGGSKLHEMNSLGDKGIIDSFSTPCMMHQNLALDADISLYNCSGVKSNTRTIQKYLNSRVVPQSLAPMKCAGNTEAFNYEDSLIIQGKNLKHVFNREKDMSKGSKKHSCKEISIGKPQETNNLPKSPSCYGGICENGRRPSSFTPLQLLLSTTSLADVQGYIYMMAQDQDGCRFLQRIFDEGTSRDVQVIFDEVIDHLVELTMKPFGNYLVQKLLDVCNEGQRMQILLMVAREPGQLVRISLNTYGTRVVQKLIETLKSRQQISLVISALEPGVLELIMDLNGNHVIQRCLQCLSNEENKIIFETAAKFSVDIATHRHGCCVLQRCIAHSTGKYQDKLITEISKNGLLLAQDPFGNYVIQYIIELKNPAAFANLISQFSGHYVQLSMQKFGSHVVEKCLKHFGDSRSQIVHELLSESRFEQLLQDPYANYVIQSALGVTKGHLNALLVEAVRPHAVLRTSPYCKRIFSRNVLKK; this comes from the exons atGGAAGGAGATGGAGAATGGTCTAATGATATCCCTAATGCGTCCTATTTCGATTTACTTCAACAATATCAACAGGGTTTGTCACCGGCGAGCAGAGTTACCCTGCAGCCGGAGAACTCTTTTCCAAGTCCTATCAGAGATGGGTTTTGCTTATCTGACGATACTTTGCGGTATTCAAGTTCATTCGAGGGGTCTAGGCATCAAACACCAAGTTATCATTtgaggatggagaaatcacctGATTCTGGTAACAACTTCAATGAGAAGTTAGTGGATGAACTGGGTTTGTCTCAAAATTTCTACAgaatgaaaatttcaaataatGTGAGTGATGATAGAGGTATAATGAGGAGTTGTGTGGGTGGGAATGTTCCTTACCAGATCAGAAAATATGCCACATTGAATGGTTTTGACATTGGAGGTCTTGATTCTGAAGGGTTTAGATTGTCTAGCGGATTAAGTGTTGATGAGGATTTAAATTCTACTTTGCTTAATGGACAAGGTGGAGGCATGAAGGGTGATTCATTTGGGTCTTTTGTTGCTCATAATCAGGGTGGTAATCTGTGTTCGGAGTCTAATTGTTGCTGTGGGAAGGGATATCAATTACAGAACCCATGGAGTACAAGGCCTTGCATTCATGGTGGCTCAAAGCTACACGAAATGAATTCTTTAGGAGATAAAGGTATCATAGACTCATTTAGCACCCCTTGTATGATGCACCAAAACCTGGCTTTGGATGCTGACATTTCATTGTACAATTGTTCAGGTGTAAAATCGAATACTAGGACAATCCAAAAGTACCTTAACAGCAGGGTAGTTCCTCAGTCTCTCGCACCAATGAAATGTGCTGGGAACACAGAGGCCTTTAATTATGAGGATAGCTTGATAATACAAGGGAAAAATTTGAAACATGTCTTCAACAGGGAAAAAGATATGTCTAAGGGTTCCAAGAAGCACTCCTGCAAAGAAATTTCCATAGGAAAACCACAAGAGACAAACAACCTACCGAAGAGTCCTTCCTGCTACGGAGGCATTTGTGAAAATGGCAGAAGGCCAAGTAGTTTTACTCCATTGCAGTTGCTGCTAAGTACCACCTCCTTGGCTGATGTCCAGGGATACATATACATGATGGCACAGGATCAGGATGGTTGTCGATTCTTGCAGAGGATTTTTGATGAGGGTACCAGTCGAGATGTGCAAGTAATATTTGATGAAGTTATTGATCACCTTGTTGAACTTACTATGAAGCCTTTTGGAAATTACCTTGTGCAAAAGTTGTTGGATGTATGCAATGAGGGACAACGAATGCAGATTCTGCTCATGGTGGCCAGAGAACCAGGACAACTAGTCAGAATATCCTTGAACACATATGG CACACGTGTGGTGCAGAAGCTGATCGAGACTCTCAAAAGCAGGCAACAAATCTCGTTAGTCATATCAGCTCTGGAACCTGGTGTTCTTGAACTTATTATGGATTTGAATGGAAATCATGTAATACAGCGTTGCCTGCAATGCCTTAGCAATGAGGAAAATAAG ATCATTTTTGAAACCGCTGCTAAATTTTCTGTTGATATTGCAACTCATCGACATGGATGTTGTGTGCTGCAACGATGCATTGCACATTCCACGGGAAAATATCAAGACAAGTTAATTACTGAAATATCCAAGAATGGGCTTCTCCTTGCTCAAGATCCTTTTGG AAATTATGTCATTCAGTATATTATAGAGCTAAAGAATCCAGCTGCCTTTGCTAATTTGATTTCTCAATTTAGCGGTCACTACGTCCAGCTCTCAATGCAGAAATTTGGCAGCCATGTTGTTGAAAAATGTCTCAAGCATTTCGGAGACAGCAGATCGCAAATTGTTCATGAATTGCTCTCTGAGTCTCGCTTTGAACAGTTATTGCAAGATCCATATGCCAACTATGTAATTCAGTCAGCTTTAGGAGTTACAAAG GGTCACCTAAATGCATTGCTGGTTGAAGCAGTCCGTCCCCATGCAGTTTTACGTACAAGCCCATACTGCAAGAGGATTTTCTCCCGGAATGTCTTGAAGAAATGA
- the LOC119999347 gene encoding uncharacterized protein LOC119999347, which yields MERTTPVRKPHTSTADLLTWSENPPSDWTPGGSASRSAARSHQPSDGISKVVFGGQVTDEEVESLNKRKPCSGYKMKEMTGSGIFAANGENDASESSDANLSLNGRTGVRIYQQALAGISHISFAEEDSISPKKPTTLPEVAKQRELSGTLESEAEAEARLKKQVSDAKCKELSGNDIFAPPPEILPRPAAIRALALKESIQIGETSPSNHAGGQTSEEPVNKTAKKIYNQKFAELSGNNVFKGDVPPSSAEKPLSSAKLREISGSNIFADGKVESRDYLGGVRKPPGGESSIALV from the exons ATGGAAAGGACTACTCCGGTGAGGAAGCCACACACATCGACCGCAGATCTGCTCACCTGGTCGGAGAATCCTCCCTCCGATTGGACCCCCGGTGGCTCTGCTTCTCGTTCTGCTGCCCGTTCACACCAG CCGTCCGATGGGATCAGTAAGGTGGTGTTTGGAGGTCAAGTGACGGACGAGGAGGTTGAGAGTTTAAACAAAAG GAAACCTTGCTCAGGGTATAAAATGAAAGAGATGACTGGAAGTGGCATTTTTGCAGCCAATGGTGAAAATGATGCATCCGAATCCAGCGATGCTAACCTTTCTCTGAATGGCAGAACAGGAGTACGGATTTACCAG CAAGCATTAGCTGGTATCAGTCATATTTCATTTGCTGAGGAGGATAGTATCTCCCCCAAAAAGCCAACTACTCTTCCTGAAGTAGCAAAGCAGCGAGAGCTTAGTGGAACACTTGAAAGTGAGGCCGAGGCTGAGGCAAGGCTGAAAAAGCAAGTTTCTGATGCTAAATGCAAGGAACTCAGTGGAAATGATATCTTTGCACCCCCGCCTGAAATTTTACCACGACCAGCAGCTATACGTGCATTGGCATTGAAAGAAAGCATCCAAATTGGAGAAACTTCTCCAAGTAAT CATGCTGGAGGTCAAACAAGTGAGGAACCTGTGAACAAGACAGCCAAAAAGATTTACAATCAGAAATTTGCTGAACTATCAGGAAATAACGTATTCAAGGGTGATGTTCCTCCATCATCTGCCGAGAAACCTCTGAGTTCTGCTAAATTGCGAGAGATTAGTGGCAGCAACATTTTCGCTGATGGGAAAGTAGAGTCTCGAGACTACTTAGGTGGTGTTCGCAAACCCCCTGGCGGCGAGAGCAGCATTGCCTTGGTTTAA